The following proteins are co-located in the Neodiprion virginianus isolate iyNeoVirg1 chromosome 6, iyNeoVirg1.1, whole genome shotgun sequence genome:
- the LOC124306724 gene encoding protein fem-1 homolog CG6966 isoform X1, producing MLKQPFVEIFRALIKFCKSVYHVRHRSLRKIPFKTGSVLSNVFLELRGKDEVGQLVGAKTHGATPLVMACRNGHYDVAEYLIEKCDADIEQPGSVVFDGETIEGAPPLWCAAAAGHSALVKLLVRSGAQVNSTTKTNSTPLRAACFDGHYAIVQYLVQNGADIEVANRHGHTCLMIACYKGHIRIAKYLLAMNADANRKSVKGNTALHDCAESGSLEILKMLVEHGARMDVDSYGMTPLLAAAVTGHTHIVEHLIGMRHLVGRKERIDVLELLGATYVDKKRDMIGAMELWRRAMEERYSEVPIMPKPAPPPAVAAYDFAREITDPEALDELLADPDETRMQALVIRERILGPAHPDTSYYIRYRGAIYADAGKFGRCIELWNYALDMQRSILEPLNPMTQSSLFSFTELFSFMIGEEGRPTSRGRRVPPVERNELVRVFNKAVFEVKLGKQMLDKVPACERDLSFLNRVLVITLHLACLLTHKTPPPDTEAHRELHEAIYDLVRINAKGKQGRDALQLACSRDATVIARYRACEFPSPHLAKALITTGADVMARDADGNTALHLAALSHPCPPALAKTLLDAGAHLDAVNGEGKTFEMLLKDQTIYDVVEPLKYTTLACLAARVIRRTHKSPEVPRHLQAFVAMH from the exons ATGTTGAAACAACCGTTTGTCGAGATATTTCGAGCGCTAATCAAGTTTTGTAAATCAGTGTACCACGTTCGTCACCGAAGCTTGCGAAAAATCCCATTCAAAACGGGTTCCGTACTGTCTAAT gTCTTTTTGGAGCTCCGTGGTAAAGATGAGGTAGGGCAGCTAGTTGGCGCCAAAACCCATGGCGCCACTCCGCTGGTTATGGCTTGCAGAAATGGTCACTACGACGTCGCTGAGTACCTCATTGAAAAGTGTGACGCAGACATCGAGCAGCCTGGATCAG TAGTATTTGATGGCGAGACAATAGAAGGCGCACCGCCCTTGTGGTGCGCAGCTGCTGCAGGCCATTCCGCATTGGTAAAATTACTCGTAAGAAGCGGCGCTCAAGTTAATTCTACTACAAAAACTAATTCCACCCCCCTAAGAGCCGCGTGCTTTGATGGACACTATGCCATCGTTCAATACCTGGTGCAGAATGGCGCAG ATATAGAAGTCGCGAACAGACATGGTCACACGTGCCTAATGATCGCGTGCTACAAAGGGCACATCAGAATTGCCAAGTACCTTCTTGCCATGAACGCTGACGCGAATCGAAAATCCGTCAAGGGGAATACAGCGCTTCACGATTGCGCTGAGAGCGGATCTttagaaatattgaaaatgctAGTGGAACACGGGGCTCGGATGGATGTGGATTCGTACGGAATGACACCTTTGCTCGCAGCGGCCGTTACAG GTCATACACACATAGTCGAGCATCTGATTGGAATGCGACACCTGGTTGGCCGTAAGGAGAGAATAGACGTTTTAGAACTACTCGGCGCTACctatgtcgataaaaaaaggGACATGATCGGAGCGATGGAACTTTGGAGAAGAGCGATGGAGGAAAG GTACTCGGAAGTTCCGATCATGCCGAAGCCAGCACCACCACCTGCCGTAGCGGCGTACGATTTTGCGCGTGAAATAACTGACCCTGAAGCACTGGACGAACTGCTGGCTGATCCAGATGAAACGCGAATGCAGGCATTGGTAATCAGGGAACGAATATTGGGTCCGGCTCATCCAGACACCAGTTATTACATAAGATACCGAGGTGCGATCTACGCCGACGCTGGAAAGTTCGGACGTTGCATAGAGCTTTGGAATTACGCATTAGATATGCAGCGGAGTATCCTCGAACCATTGAATCCCATGACCCAAAGCTCTCTCTTCAGTTTCACGGAGCTTTTTAGTTTCATGATAGGCGAGGAGGGCAGACCGACGAGCAGAGGTCGCAGAGTTCCTCCCGTAGAACGAAACGAACTTGTCAGAGTGTTCAATAAAGCG GTTTTTGAAGTCAAACTGGGAAAACAGATGTTGGATAAAGTACCAGCGTGCGAGCGTGACCTGAGTTTTCTGAATCGAGTTCTTGTCATCACATTACACCTGGCTTGTTTGCTAACCCACAAAACACCCCCACCAGATACAGAAGCCCACAGAGAGCTGCACGAAGCTATATACGACTTGGTCAGAATAAACGCAAAGGGTAAACAG GGCAGAGACGCCTTGCAGCTGGCATGCAGCAGGGATGCGACGGTGATCGCAAGGTACCGAGCTTGCGAATTTCCATCTCCACATTTGGCAAAAGCCCTGATAACGACAGGCGCCGATGTTATGGCTCGCGATGCCGACGGAAATACGGCGCTCCATCTTGCCGCGTTGTCTCATCCGTGCCCACCAGCGTTGGCGAAGACGTTACTTGACGCCGGTGCTCATTTGGATGCTGTGAATGGTGAAGGAAAGACTTTCGAGATGTTGTTGAAAGATCAAACTATTTACGATGTCGTAGAACCGCTCAAGTACACAACACTCGCGTGTTTAGCGGCCAGAGTTATAAGACGGACCCATAAAAGTCCCGAAGTACCTAGACACTTACAGGCTTTTGTCGCGATGCACTAA
- the LOC124306724 gene encoding protein fem-1 homolog CG6966 isoform X2, whose product MDFKSLVYHAARDGKLKRLKVFLELRGKDEVGQLVGAKTHGATPLVMACRNGHYDVAEYLIEKCDADIEQPGSVVFDGETIEGAPPLWCAAAAGHSALVKLLVRSGAQVNSTTKTNSTPLRAACFDGHYAIVQYLVQNGADIEVANRHGHTCLMIACYKGHIRIAKYLLAMNADANRKSVKGNTALHDCAESGSLEILKMLVEHGARMDVDSYGMTPLLAAAVTGHTHIVEHLIGMRHLVGRKERIDVLELLGATYVDKKRDMIGAMELWRRAMEERYSEVPIMPKPAPPPAVAAYDFAREITDPEALDELLADPDETRMQALVIRERILGPAHPDTSYYIRYRGAIYADAGKFGRCIELWNYALDMQRSILEPLNPMTQSSLFSFTELFSFMIGEEGRPTSRGRRVPPVERNELVRVFNKAVFEVKLGKQMLDKVPACERDLSFLNRVLVITLHLACLLTHKTPPPDTEAHRELHEAIYDLVRINAKGKQGRDALQLACSRDATVIARYRACEFPSPHLAKALITTGADVMARDADGNTALHLAALSHPCPPALAKTLLDAGAHLDAVNGEGKTFEMLLKDQTIYDVVEPLKYTTLACLAARVIRRTHKSPEVPRHLQAFVAMH is encoded by the exons gTCTTTTTGGAGCTCCGTGGTAAAGATGAGGTAGGGCAGCTAGTTGGCGCCAAAACCCATGGCGCCACTCCGCTGGTTATGGCTTGCAGAAATGGTCACTACGACGTCGCTGAGTACCTCATTGAAAAGTGTGACGCAGACATCGAGCAGCCTGGATCAG TAGTATTTGATGGCGAGACAATAGAAGGCGCACCGCCCTTGTGGTGCGCAGCTGCTGCAGGCCATTCCGCATTGGTAAAATTACTCGTAAGAAGCGGCGCTCAAGTTAATTCTACTACAAAAACTAATTCCACCCCCCTAAGAGCCGCGTGCTTTGATGGACACTATGCCATCGTTCAATACCTGGTGCAGAATGGCGCAG ATATAGAAGTCGCGAACAGACATGGTCACACGTGCCTAATGATCGCGTGCTACAAAGGGCACATCAGAATTGCCAAGTACCTTCTTGCCATGAACGCTGACGCGAATCGAAAATCCGTCAAGGGGAATACAGCGCTTCACGATTGCGCTGAGAGCGGATCTttagaaatattgaaaatgctAGTGGAACACGGGGCTCGGATGGATGTGGATTCGTACGGAATGACACCTTTGCTCGCAGCGGCCGTTACAG GTCATACACACATAGTCGAGCATCTGATTGGAATGCGACACCTGGTTGGCCGTAAGGAGAGAATAGACGTTTTAGAACTACTCGGCGCTACctatgtcgataaaaaaaggGACATGATCGGAGCGATGGAACTTTGGAGAAGAGCGATGGAGGAAAG GTACTCGGAAGTTCCGATCATGCCGAAGCCAGCACCACCACCTGCCGTAGCGGCGTACGATTTTGCGCGTGAAATAACTGACCCTGAAGCACTGGACGAACTGCTGGCTGATCCAGATGAAACGCGAATGCAGGCATTGGTAATCAGGGAACGAATATTGGGTCCGGCTCATCCAGACACCAGTTATTACATAAGATACCGAGGTGCGATCTACGCCGACGCTGGAAAGTTCGGACGTTGCATAGAGCTTTGGAATTACGCATTAGATATGCAGCGGAGTATCCTCGAACCATTGAATCCCATGACCCAAAGCTCTCTCTTCAGTTTCACGGAGCTTTTTAGTTTCATGATAGGCGAGGAGGGCAGACCGACGAGCAGAGGTCGCAGAGTTCCTCCCGTAGAACGAAACGAACTTGTCAGAGTGTTCAATAAAGCG GTTTTTGAAGTCAAACTGGGAAAACAGATGTTGGATAAAGTACCAGCGTGCGAGCGTGACCTGAGTTTTCTGAATCGAGTTCTTGTCATCACATTACACCTGGCTTGTTTGCTAACCCACAAAACACCCCCACCAGATACAGAAGCCCACAGAGAGCTGCACGAAGCTATATACGACTTGGTCAGAATAAACGCAAAGGGTAAACAG GGCAGAGACGCCTTGCAGCTGGCATGCAGCAGGGATGCGACGGTGATCGCAAGGTACCGAGCTTGCGAATTTCCATCTCCACATTTGGCAAAAGCCCTGATAACGACAGGCGCCGATGTTATGGCTCGCGATGCCGACGGAAATACGGCGCTCCATCTTGCCGCGTTGTCTCATCCGTGCCCACCAGCGTTGGCGAAGACGTTACTTGACGCCGGTGCTCATTTGGATGCTGTGAATGGTGAAGGAAAGACTTTCGAGATGTTGTTGAAAGATCAAACTATTTACGATGTCGTAGAACCGCTCAAGTACACAACACTCGCGTGTTTAGCGGCCAGAGTTATAAGACGGACCCATAAAAGTCCCGAAGTACCTAGACACTTACAGGCTTTTGTCGCGATGCACTAA
- the LOC124306724 gene encoding protein fem-1 homolog CG6966 isoform X3, producing the protein MLRCRALVAFVFLELRGKDEVGQLVGAKTHGATPLVMACRNGHYDVAEYLIEKCDADIEQPGSVVFDGETIEGAPPLWCAAAAGHSALVKLLVRSGAQVNSTTKTNSTPLRAACFDGHYAIVQYLVQNGADIEVANRHGHTCLMIACYKGHIRIAKYLLAMNADANRKSVKGNTALHDCAESGSLEILKMLVEHGARMDVDSYGMTPLLAAAVTGHTHIVEHLIGMRHLVGRKERIDVLELLGATYVDKKRDMIGAMELWRRAMEERYSEVPIMPKPAPPPAVAAYDFAREITDPEALDELLADPDETRMQALVIRERILGPAHPDTSYYIRYRGAIYADAGKFGRCIELWNYALDMQRSILEPLNPMTQSSLFSFTELFSFMIGEEGRPTSRGRRVPPVERNELVRVFNKAVFEVKLGKQMLDKVPACERDLSFLNRVLVITLHLACLLTHKTPPPDTEAHRELHEAIYDLVRINAKGKQGRDALQLACSRDATVIARYRACEFPSPHLAKALITTGADVMARDADGNTALHLAALSHPCPPALAKTLLDAGAHLDAVNGEGKTFEMLLKDQTIYDVVEPLKYTTLACLAARVIRRTHKSPEVPRHLQAFVAMH; encoded by the exons gTCTTTTTGGAGCTCCGTGGTAAAGATGAGGTAGGGCAGCTAGTTGGCGCCAAAACCCATGGCGCCACTCCGCTGGTTATGGCTTGCAGAAATGGTCACTACGACGTCGCTGAGTACCTCATTGAAAAGTGTGACGCAGACATCGAGCAGCCTGGATCAG TAGTATTTGATGGCGAGACAATAGAAGGCGCACCGCCCTTGTGGTGCGCAGCTGCTGCAGGCCATTCCGCATTGGTAAAATTACTCGTAAGAAGCGGCGCTCAAGTTAATTCTACTACAAAAACTAATTCCACCCCCCTAAGAGCCGCGTGCTTTGATGGACACTATGCCATCGTTCAATACCTGGTGCAGAATGGCGCAG ATATAGAAGTCGCGAACAGACATGGTCACACGTGCCTAATGATCGCGTGCTACAAAGGGCACATCAGAATTGCCAAGTACCTTCTTGCCATGAACGCTGACGCGAATCGAAAATCCGTCAAGGGGAATACAGCGCTTCACGATTGCGCTGAGAGCGGATCTttagaaatattgaaaatgctAGTGGAACACGGGGCTCGGATGGATGTGGATTCGTACGGAATGACACCTTTGCTCGCAGCGGCCGTTACAG GTCATACACACATAGTCGAGCATCTGATTGGAATGCGACACCTGGTTGGCCGTAAGGAGAGAATAGACGTTTTAGAACTACTCGGCGCTACctatgtcgataaaaaaaggGACATGATCGGAGCGATGGAACTTTGGAGAAGAGCGATGGAGGAAAG GTACTCGGAAGTTCCGATCATGCCGAAGCCAGCACCACCACCTGCCGTAGCGGCGTACGATTTTGCGCGTGAAATAACTGACCCTGAAGCACTGGACGAACTGCTGGCTGATCCAGATGAAACGCGAATGCAGGCATTGGTAATCAGGGAACGAATATTGGGTCCGGCTCATCCAGACACCAGTTATTACATAAGATACCGAGGTGCGATCTACGCCGACGCTGGAAAGTTCGGACGTTGCATAGAGCTTTGGAATTACGCATTAGATATGCAGCGGAGTATCCTCGAACCATTGAATCCCATGACCCAAAGCTCTCTCTTCAGTTTCACGGAGCTTTTTAGTTTCATGATAGGCGAGGAGGGCAGACCGACGAGCAGAGGTCGCAGAGTTCCTCCCGTAGAACGAAACGAACTTGTCAGAGTGTTCAATAAAGCG GTTTTTGAAGTCAAACTGGGAAAACAGATGTTGGATAAAGTACCAGCGTGCGAGCGTGACCTGAGTTTTCTGAATCGAGTTCTTGTCATCACATTACACCTGGCTTGTTTGCTAACCCACAAAACACCCCCACCAGATACAGAAGCCCACAGAGAGCTGCACGAAGCTATATACGACTTGGTCAGAATAAACGCAAAGGGTAAACAG GGCAGAGACGCCTTGCAGCTGGCATGCAGCAGGGATGCGACGGTGATCGCAAGGTACCGAGCTTGCGAATTTCCATCTCCACATTTGGCAAAAGCCCTGATAACGACAGGCGCCGATGTTATGGCTCGCGATGCCGACGGAAATACGGCGCTCCATCTTGCCGCGTTGTCTCATCCGTGCCCACCAGCGTTGGCGAAGACGTTACTTGACGCCGGTGCTCATTTGGATGCTGTGAATGGTGAAGGAAAGACTTTCGAGATGTTGTTGAAAGATCAAACTATTTACGATGTCGTAGAACCGCTCAAGTACACAACACTCGCGTGTTTAGCGGCCAGAGTTATAAGACGGACCCATAAAAGTCCCGAAGTACCTAGACACTTACAGGCTTTTGTCGCGATGCACTAA